A single window of Abyssibacter profundi DNA harbors:
- a CDS encoding CsbD family protein: MNQHQWEGKWDQMKGQLRQTYGDLTDDELESAKGDREELVGRIKEKYGETKETINQKLDEIASKLN; this comes from the coding sequence ATGAATCAGCACCAATGGGAAGGTAAGTGGGACCAGATGAAAGGCCAGCTGCGCCAAACCTATGGCGATCTGACCGATGACGAACTTGAAAGCGCCAAAGGTGACCGCGAGGAACTGGTTGGCCGCATCAAGGAAAAGTACGGCGAAACCAAGGAAACGATCAACCAGAAACTGGATGAGATCGCTTCCAAACTGAACTGA